One genomic region from Cardiocondyla obscurior isolate alpha-2009 linkage group LG01, Cobs3.1, whole genome shotgun sequence encodes:
- the LOC139108623 gene encoding uncharacterized protein — protein MVLAFQKSDASHGMVLAFQKRQILRQESQPDVKSDEGSIERCLPGASEEKCLERISNEKGTVKNILHYENDNNLVIDKTGVDIDNIKDHEPEGRRIIDVPYFLKEMHRTFDNHARGIECQFKDWILVNSQRHGLLTQFFFKCKMCHFETNIWSEPKRPDMLDINKATVAGTITVGIGYAQLQELYAAQNISIMSEPTYIQYRENILEDFQNTAMTNMITAGEAEKQLAIERNDVIDGIPYITVIADGSWMKRSYGTNYDSLSGVGAIIGYHTKKVLFVGVRNKYCSICNMAERKGIDAKAHKCYKNFNRNASSTRMESDAIAEGFNCSLEMHGLIYKTVIADGDSSVFQTILDNAPYEKQAVTVKKIECVNHLLRNLCKKLKTVSEMTQTKTNRQRGFVQTRNIVKINILNIRKEVQSLAELRRKESKPQHCKAKALQKDILNIPSHVFGEHRRCEALGRMCKSNKTEKNYVPYLKLFGLYEKIENAFIRLSGYSDSLLINCTNNPAESFNSIICKEISGKRINYGRRGSYNARIAGAVVQYNTQQVLTELHKNMCDSVPPIIEKLETRRQIKVARSREYRQTERKTKKFKKQASADCYYGPQSQKPDLPSDVVEQLRQYHVEQLEENANNSDVIEMLTRKQSESELWLSLRRKMLTASNFGTVCRMRPTTSCAATVKAILYPPFIDNEAVKYGLEMEEVARKELALQLKKEIRPCGMFIDNENPCLGASPDGVIDEDGLVEIKCPLSAENLTAESAVQTLTSLKSIFDKRNPNEMNKNHRYFYQVQGQLNITQRQYCVFVIWTPKSMKITFVNKDIAFWKNKMLPFLNRFYYDCMLSEILDSRHNRHMPIKDPEYVIEAKKKVAINESSQESNQQCARQVENLDEQDTFDMSCTKLEIDTIVKNMDQYDDCTYIGTTYQEIITEEDKKRRQINLDKIVIPLSLVRQNILSNDMLNDESLDSFLRVVRESSPFETQSVQYQSYPDIIEASKGNLSLQIIGGKSSHSKQFDALQEVMHWRCIFFDGIKLRMYDSISNSTYDSLAAKEKNYIRLRYSTVRQCDIIFEKVDVQPDAISCGIYTAAFATTVALEDNPCNIKYSTNVKCMRQHFMKIIEGNELLPFPTRE, from the exons ATGGTACTGGCGTTTCAAAAGTCAGATGCATCCCACGGGATGGTACTGGCGTTTCAAAA ACGACAGATACTAAGACAAGAAAGCCAACCCGACGTAAAAAGCGACGAAGGAAGCATTGAAAGATGTTTACCAGGGGCTTCGGAAGAAAAGTGTCTGGAACGAATAAGTAATGAAAAAGGtactgtaaaaaatatcttacattACGAAAATGACAATAATCTTGTCATTGACAAAACAGGCGTGGATATTGATAACATCAAAGACCACGAGCCTGAAGGTCGTCGCATTATAGACGTGCCGtactttttaaaagaaatgcacaGAACATTTGATAACCATGCGCGCGGAATCGAGTGCCAATTTAAAGATTGGATACTCGTAAATTCCCAACGCCATGGATTGTTAACtcaattctttttcaaatgtaaaatgtGTCATTTCGAAACAAATATCTGGTCTGAACCAAAGAGACCAGATATGCTAGACATAAATAAAGCAACTGTAGCTGGAACTATTACAGTTGGAATTGGCTATGCTCAATTACAAGAACTGTATGCAGCCCAGAATATCTCTATAATGTCTGAACCGACTTATATACAATATAGAGAAAATATACTAGAAGACTTTCAAAACACAGCCATGACAAATATGATAACGGCTGGGGAAGCTGAGAAGCAACTCGCTATTGAAAGAAACGACGTAATAGACGGCATTCCGTATATAACCGTTATTGCAGACGGTAGCTGGATGAAGAGATCGTATGGTACTAATTACGATTCTCTTTCTGGCGTTGGAGCCATAATTGGTTACCACaccaaaaaagttttatttgtgGGCGTGCGCAATAAATATTGCTCAATATGCAACATGGCAGAGCGCAAAGGTATAGATGCAAAAGCTcacaaatgttataaaaattttaatcgcaatGCAAGCTCTACAAGAATGGAAAGCGATGCTATTGCTGAAGGTTTTAATTGTAGCCTGGAAATGCAtggtttaatatataaaactgttATTGCTGACGGTGACAGTAGTGTATTTCAAACCATTCTCGATAACGCACCTTACGAAAAGCAAGCGGtgacagtaaaaaaaatagaatgcgTCAATCACTTGCTCCGTAATTtgtgcaaaaaattaaagactGTGTCAGAAATGACTCAGACAAAAACAAACAGGCAGCGTGGCTTTGTACAAACgcgaaatattgtaaaaatcaatattttaaatatccgGAAGGAAGTACAAAGCCTAGCAGAATTACGGCGAAAAGAATCAAAACCTCAACATTGCAAAGCTAAAGCGTTGCAAAAAGATATATTGAACATTCCAAGTCACGTTTTCGGTGAACATAGGCGTTGCGAAGCACTTGGTCGAATGTGCAAAAGCaacaaaacagaaaaaaattatgttccGTATTTAAAACTGTTTggtttatatgaaaaaatagaaaatgcgTTTATACGTCTCAGTGGTTATTCTGACAGTTTGTTAATAAACTGTACTAATAATCCCGCAGAATCGTTCAATTCGATAATCTGCAAAGAGATTAGCGGAAAACGCATAAATTATGGTAGACGAGGCTCCTATAATGCCAGAATAGCGGGAGCAGTTGTGCAATATAATACACAACAAGTTCTTACCGAACtgcataaaaatatgtgtGACAGTGTTCCGCCTATTATAGAGAAACTGGAAACACGTCGCCAAATAAAAGTTGCGAGAAGTAGAGAATATCGccaaacagaaagaaaaacaaagaaatttaaaaaacaggCAAGCGCAGATTGTTATTACGGTCCGCAATCGCAAAAGCCAGACCTTCCGTCTGATGTTGTCGAACAACTACGTCAATATCATGTAGAACAGTTGGAGGAAAATGCCAATAATAGCGATGTTATAGAAATGTTAACAAGAAAACAAAGTGAATCCGAATTATGGTTATCACTAAGACGAAAAATGTTAACGGCATCAAATTTTGGAACTGTATGTCGCATGAGACCGACGACGTCTTGTGCAGCGACAGTAAAAGCCATTTTGTATCCTCCATTTATTGATAACGAGGCCGTAAAATATGGTCTCGAAATGGAGGAAGTTGCAAGAAAAGAATTGgctttgcaattaaaaaaagaaataagaccTTGTGGAATGTTCATAGATAATGAAAATCCATGTTTGGGTGCTTCTCCTGACGGAGTAATCGATGAAGACGGTCTTGTTGAAATTAAATGCCCTTTGTCAGCTGAAAATTTAACTGCAGAATCAGCTGTACAAACATTAACTTCTTTGAAAAgtatatttgataaaagaaaCCCAAatgaaatgaacaaaaatcatagatatttttatcaagtacAAGGACAGTTAAACATAACGCAACGACAGTATTGCGTTTTTGTTATCTGGACGCCAAAAAGcatgaaaattacatttgtaaataaagatattgctttttggaaaaataaaatgctcccTTTCTTGAATCGCTTCTATTACGACTGCATGCTTTCAGAGATCTTGGATAGTCGTCATAATAGACATATGCCGATTAAAGATCCGGAATATGTAATAGaagcaaaaaagaaagtgGCTATAAACGAAAGTAGCCAAGAAAGCAATCAACAATGTGCACGACAAGTTGAAAATCTTGACGAACAAGATACATTTGACATGTCGTGtacaaaattagaaattgatacgattgttaaaaatatggaCCAATATGACGATTGTACATATATTGGTACAACGTATCAAGAAATTATAACTGAGGAGGACAAGAAAAGACGACAAATCAATTTAGATAAAATCGTTATTCCTTTGTCTTTAGTCAGACAAAATATCTTGTCTAACGACATGTTAAATGATGAATCGCTAGATTCATTTTTACGTGTTGTAAGAGAAAGCTCTCCCTTTGAAACACAAAGCGTACAATATCAGTCATATCCTGATATTATTGAAGCTAGTAAGGGTAATCTGAGCTTACAAATTATCGGTGGAAAAAGTAGCCATTCAAAACAGTTTGACGCATTACAAGAAGTTATGCATTGGCGGTGCATATTTTTTGATGGCATCAAACTTCGTATGTATGACAGTATATCTAATAGTACATACGACAGTTTGGCTGCTAAGGAGAAAAATTACATACGTCTCCGATATTCCACGGTCAGGCAATGCGAcatcatttttgaaaaagttgaTGTGCAACCTGACGCTATAAGTTGTGGCATTTATACAGCTGCTTTTGCCACAACAGTTGCCTTAGAAGATAATCCGtgcaacataaaatattcaacaaatGTAAAGTGTATGAGACAAcactttatgaaaattatagaAGGCAATGAACTTCTACCTTTCCCTACAAGAGAGTAA